GTCCACGTCACCGGtatctcatcctcatcccaagGAGAGCTGGTCTGATGTTTTTGCGATTGAAAGTCGTGGAGATCGGACCTGGAGTACGGAGATGAATGCTGCTGTCCCATTTGGCAAAAGAGGACGGCAATGACGGGATATAAAACAGCTGCATCGCTCTCTCAACATTCACCACCATTGTCTTTATTCACATCGACATCAATCATCATGAAGCTCTTGGCCCTCGTCTCGGCCTTCCTgttcacaaccaccaccctcgctcTCCCCAACAGCCGAGGAAAGCCCTCCAAAGGAACATGGcaaaccctcccctcaaTCAGTGACTTACCTCGCCAGGAACACGTCACCCttgccctctccccctcctccctcgccatcttcgGTGGCATTTTGCCAACCAAcgacatctcctcccctctcccctaTTCAACAACCAATATCCTCCAAATCTactccatccccaacaaAACCTGGACCCTTGCCGCCCCCGCACCGCTagccctcaaccaccccaacgCTGCCGTCGTCGACGGCAAAATCTACCTCTTGGGAGGCCTAACCGAAGTCGACAACTGGGCCTGGAGACCCTCCCCTTTGTCTTTCGTCTACGACCCCAAAACTAATCAATGGGCtgacctcccccctctcccggaCAGTCATACTCCCCGAGGAAGCGCGGCGATGGGGGTGCATAACGGCGTTGTCTACCTCGCCGGGggcctcaccatcctccctcttATTCCAGAACTAGGACCGCAGCAGACGACGGATGTGGTCTCTGCTTTTgacaccaagaccaacaccTGGCTTACGCTTCCTCCTAAGGCGAGAAGACTgccggaggggagggatcACGCTGGGGCGGCGGTATATAAGGACAAGTTTTATGTtcttggggggaggagggacggGCAGGATAATGTTAAGGACACGGTCTATGAATTGGATCTGAAGAggttgggaaaggggtgggtggtggagaaggggcgGATGCCTACTGCTAGGGGGGgagttgctgctgcgagggtgggggggagggtttttgtcttggggggggagggaaataAAGTTAATGGGACGGAGGGGGTGTTTCCTCAGGTGGAGGTATATGATGTTGAGAGGGATAagtgggagaggttgggggggatggaggtgcCGAGGCATGGTACGAGtgcggtgggggtgggagggggtgtgtaTGTTcctggagggggggttaggCAGGGAGGTGCGCCGGTGAGTACTTTTGATGTGTTTTGGCCCTAGTATGGAGGTGATAAAGGGGTCTTTCGTtgcggttttgggggttgatcATGGATGGCTGCTGTACCTATTTGGGATTCATGGCACAAGCAAGTTTGATAATAGATTTCAGCGATTGTTTTTCCGTGACTTGCATGCGACAAGGAGAAAACAATGTGAAATTTGTGGAACCAAAAGGACATCCTACCCACAGTGTAGTCCGGGTGGTATATATCTCGACAAAATTTCTGTCTAATatttgtgtgtgttgtgtgcaAATTTAAGTTCAGAGGCTACGGACATCTGTTCTGcactcccacctcccacgccATCAAAACCTCCAACTCCGCCACTGaaactcaacaacaaactcAAATACCTCACCGGGTGACTAGTCTAGTGGTCAGGACGCTTCGTTGTGGTTATTCGCAAGAATATCACATACGATCCGAAGAAACCCCGGTTCGATTCCGGGGTCGCCCATAACcttttgacttttttttctccctttACCCTCTTTGGTATCTCCACCCCTCCAGCCCATCTCTCCCTGTatcaaccaccccagccCTCTTTGTCGGTTCAGTGTTGAAGACCTTGCCAGCTTTTGTGTCGAGGACTCGACCcatggcaacaacaagacaagtCACCATCCGGTCTCCGAACCCCCCAAAGGCTGGGCAGCGGTGGGGGCGGAGGgagtaaggtaggtaggcttCTGTTTGGAGGGGGCTGAGGTTGTCgaagcgggagggggagaactCGAGGGCGGTGGGACCCCAGATGGAGGGGTGCCGGTGCATGAGTTCGAGGTCGGCTTTGAtcttgaaggaggaggaaggggtgtgGCGGTAGATGCgtttgttggagggggtgagacGGAGGCCTTCCTGGGGTTGGGTTTTAGTGGGAATGGAGTgaatgatggggagggggtaacAGGAACAAGGTGGCCTATATTGCTTACTTTTGCCAGTTTGAgggcctccctctccttgagAGAACTCGTCCCGAGACACTCGGGAACAGAAGAGATCCTTGATGGAAGGGTAGGCGAAGGATAGAGGTGAAAGGCGAGGATGTAAGTGACCATGACGACGCGCCAGAGTGTTTCGTATTGGGGCATGATCATACCGAGGATTTCCTCCGGCTTTAGTTGGTCGAATGGCCAGCATAAACACCGAGGGTCCCTGCGTTGTAGGGcagtgaggtggtggatgagaagcGATGATATCACGGGTTTCTCCGAAGACGACTTGGCTTTAAGCCATTGGTTGTTGATTTcgtcggtgatgatgaccaGTGAGTCCCGTGGCAAACTGCCCGAAGAGATCTGAAAGTTATCGATGAGCACGACTTTGAGGCAGGTTATTCGGGTGGCTTCTGCTaggtgaaggggttggctTGTGTCGCGGAGGAGTTCAGCTGTGAGAGTGGAAGTGGCTTTCTCAAAGAGCTTGATCCAGTCTCGGCCTGGACGGTTGATGATACCAGAGGCCATTTTCAGGAAATTCTTGTGGGTCGAAGTTGAAGCGGTAGTTAAAGAattggtgatgttgaaggcaAGGGCAATATTCTCGTTGGCTGCTGCACGAAGGCGGAGGGTGTCTTGTGGCTTCGAGACGCCAGCGAAGGAAAAGTTGATGATTGACTTTTGGCCGTTGAGCCAGGTGTTGACGTCTTGCTTCTCAGGTCGTTGAAGCCACTGAAGCCAGGCTGGTTGTCCAAAGTCTATCTCTATGTGGAATAACCACAGAATCAACTTGCAGAGCAACACGCAAGTGATTCCCAAAATAGCCACGAAGCCGAGAAAC
The window above is part of the Podospora bellae-mahoneyi strain CBS 112042 chromosome 3, whole genome shotgun sequence genome. Proteins encoded here:
- a CDS encoding hypothetical protein (COG:T; EggNog:ENOG503Q4WW), which gives rise to MTGYKTAASLSQHSPPLSLFTSTSIIMKLLALVSAFLFTTTTLALPNSRGKPSKGTWQTLPSISDLPRQEHVTLALSPSSLAIFGGILPTNDISSPLPYSTTNILQIYSIPNKTWTLAAPAPLALNHPNAAVVDGKIYLLGGLTEVDNWAWRPSPLSFVYDPKTNQWADLPPLPDSHTPRGSAAMGVHNGVVYLAGGLTILPLIPELGPQQTTDVVSAFDTKTNTWLTLPPKARRLPEGRDHAGAAVYKDKFYVLGGRRDGQDNVKDTVYELDLKRLGKGWVVEKGRMPTARGGVAAARVGGRVFVLGGEGNKVNGTEGVFPQVEVYDVERDKWERLGGMEVPRHGTSAVGVGGGVYVPGGGVRQGGAPVSTFDVFWP
- a CDS encoding hypothetical protein (EggNog:ENOG503P4IZ), whose protein sequence is MMSSDLSSSHDAWASTPPKATRPNSCCESPNLLGECMFLGFVAILGITCVLLCKLILWLFHIEIDFGQPAWLQWLQRPEKQDVNTWLNGQKSIINFSFAGVSKPQDTLRLRAAANENIALAFNITNSLTTASTSTHKNFLKMASGIINRPGRDWIKLFEKATSTLTAELLRDTSQPLHLAEATRITCLKVVLIDNFQISSGSLPRDSLVIITDEINNQWLKAKSSSEKPVISSLLIHHLTALQRRDPRCLCWPFDQLKPEEILGMIMPQYETLWRVVMVTYILAFHLYPSPTLPSRISSVPECLGTSSLKEREALKLAKEGLRLTPSNKRIYRHTPSSSFKIKADLELMHRHPSIWGPTALEFSPSRFDNLSPLQTEAYLPYSLRPHRCPAFGGFGDRMVTCLVVAMGRVLDTKAGKVFNTEPTKRAGVVDTGRDGLEGWRYQRG